Proteins encoded within one genomic window of Haematospirillum jordaniae:
- the lptE gene encoding LPS assembly lipoprotein LptE: MWWPDRTKAVRAGVLACTLLLAGCGFSPLYSAGETQDAGVAKQLAAVDVGVIENRGGQILRNALERKLERAGSSVRKRYKLDVTVTESRSDQAFQRGGFGTRASLRTVASAVLVEIPGARQDQVVPEDRTGKTKILWRGYSQALVAWNLLPENYAAVVSERDARTRAMEQLADDISRSLAVYFSSGVSGERDPVP, from the coding sequence ATGTGGTGGCCTGATCGAACCAAAGCGGTACGGGCTGGTGTCTTGGCTTGTACCCTGTTGCTGGCCGGTTGTGGCTTTTCGCCCTTGTATTCGGCGGGAGAGACCCAGGATGCGGGAGTAGCCAAGCAGCTGGCCGCAGTGGATGTGGGTGTTATCGAAAACCGGGGCGGGCAGATTTTGCGCAATGCCTTGGAGCGGAAGCTGGAACGTGCTGGCAGCTCTGTTCGCAAGCGCTATAAGCTTGATGTCACGGTAACGGAGAGTCGTTCGGACCAAGCCTTCCAGAGGGGAGGATTTGGTACCCGGGCGTCCCTTCGGACTGTTGCGAGTGCTGTGCTGGTTGAGATTCCCGGGGCGCGCCAAGATCAGGTTGTCCCGGAAGACCGGACGGGGAAGACAAAAATTCTGTGGCGTGGTTACTCCCAGGCACTGGTGGCTTGGAACCTGTTGCCCGAGAACTATGCTGCGGTTGTGTCCGAGCGTGATGCCAGGACCCGTGCCATGGAGCAACTGGCCGATGATATTTCGCGGTCTTTGGCTGTTTACTTCTCTTCCGGGGTTTCCGGCGAACGGGACCCGGTACCGTGA
- the dapF gene encoding diaminopimelate epimerase encodes MTGALPFRKMHGLGNDFVVIDARRDPVALDPGIIACLGDRRYGVGFDQLVVLEPTQHQAASVFMRIFNPDGSEAGACGNATRCVASVLLDEKPDLSAVRIQTHAGLLEAFRDVSAGGVVVDMGAPFLDWQSIPVSEAVDTLEVALSVGDLSRPSLVSMGNPHAVFFVSRLDDVPLAVLGPRIENHPLFPDRTNVEIVEVCSRDHLKMRVWERGAGLTPACGSGACAVLVAAVRRGLADRRVCVVCDGGELTVEWRESDGHVLMGGPVASVYTGLLDEAFTR; translated from the coding sequence ATGACCGGGGCGCTTCCGTTCCGAAAGATGCATGGTCTGGGGAATGACTTTGTTGTCATTGATGCCCGCAGGGATCCGGTTGCTCTTGACCCTGGCATAATTGCCTGCCTTGGTGACCGTCGGTATGGCGTGGGGTTTGACCAACTTGTGGTCCTAGAGCCTACGCAGCATCAGGCGGCTTCTGTTTTTATGCGTATCTTCAATCCGGATGGATCCGAAGCTGGGGCTTGCGGTAATGCCACACGGTGTGTTGCAAGCGTCCTTCTGGATGAAAAGCCTGATCTATCCGCCGTCCGGATCCAGACCCACGCCGGATTGCTGGAGGCTTTCCGTGATGTGTCAGCGGGCGGTGTTGTCGTCGATATGGGAGCCCCGTTCCTAGATTGGCAGTCTATTCCCGTGTCCGAGGCGGTTGACACGCTGGAAGTTGCCCTGTCCGTCGGCGATCTTTCCCGTCCATCCTTGGTGTCGATGGGAAATCCCCACGCTGTTTTCTTTGTCTCCCGTCTTGACGATGTGCCCCTTGCTGTTCTGGGGCCACGTATCGAGAACCATCCGTTGTTCCCGGATCGTACCAATGTTGAAATTGTCGAAGTCTGCTCCCGTGATCATCTCAAGATGAGGGTTTGGGAACGTGGCGCTGGTCTAACGCCTGCATGTGGATCGGGGGCTTGTGCTGTGCTGGTGGCCGCTGTGCGGCGGGGGCTTGCCGATCGTCGGGTCTGTGTTGTTTGTGATGGGGGGGAATTAACCGTTGAGTGGCGTGAATCCGATGGCCACGTTCTGATGGGCGGGCCGGTTGCTTCCGTGTATACCGGTCTTCTTGATGAGGCCTTTACAAGATGA
- a CDS encoding porin encodes MKKILIGTSALVAASALAGVANAAEPLKLSVGGFGSVFVGYASQEDKYLKGLRDFGDSSTEVSAVDVKGDNELHFKAKSTLDNGLTVGFKVEMEAGGKDPSGKVVDEYHISLGGAFGTIIAGADDNALAAIANRAPHMGGRLLGAGLSDGDMVEGLWILKPKSLAAVDTASTPTAVTIEGAAGGYTTYVDTNGDSESISYLTPAIAGFTLGATYVPDAKQGRNKADQPFGKNTLDAYGVGLAYAGKFGDLGVNADIGWLTGDHPDADSHNEYQAGLHLSYGGFMIGGGYRLIDQDYSTATGTPAATSTKVVTSDADAWEVGVGYKSGPYGIALGYTETSIDKKRNITTTTPVIASTASSGKDKTRIVQLTSEYTMGPGVMLVGGLGYAKYDDKTISGNAGLTADQRKLGKNSGWVAVTGLSLAF; translated from the coding sequence ATGAAAAAAATCCTTATCGGCACAAGTGCCCTTGTTGCGGCCTCCGCTCTGGCCGGTGTGGCCAATGCGGCAGAGCCGCTGAAGCTGTCTGTCGGCGGCTTTGGTTCCGTTTTTGTCGGCTATGCCTCCCAGGAAGACAAGTACCTGAAGGGTCTGCGTGATTTCGGAGACAGCAGTACTGAAGTCAGCGCTGTCGATGTCAAGGGCGACAACGAACTGCACTTCAAAGCCAAGAGCACGCTCGACAACGGCCTGACCGTTGGCTTCAAGGTAGAAATGGAAGCCGGCGGCAAGGATCCTTCCGGCAAGGTTGTGGATGAATACCACATCAGCCTAGGCGGGGCCTTCGGGACCATCATTGCCGGGGCTGACGACAATGCCTTGGCCGCCATTGCCAACCGCGCCCCCCACATGGGTGGCCGCCTGCTTGGCGCCGGCCTGTCGGATGGTGACATGGTCGAAGGTCTGTGGATCCTGAAGCCAAAGTCGCTCGCAGCCGTCGATACGGCCTCAACCCCAACAGCCGTGACAATAGAGGGCGCAGCAGGAGGCTACACCACATACGTTGACACCAATGGTGACAGCGAATCAATCAGCTACCTGACCCCGGCTATCGCTGGCTTCACGCTTGGCGCAACCTATGTGCCGGATGCCAAACAAGGGCGTAATAAGGCAGACCAGCCTTTTGGTAAAAACACCTTGGATGCCTATGGTGTTGGCTTGGCCTATGCCGGCAAGTTCGGTGATCTGGGCGTCAATGCCGACATCGGCTGGTTGACCGGTGATCATCCCGATGCAGACAGCCATAACGAATACCAAGCCGGCCTACACCTGTCCTATGGCGGGTTCATGATTGGCGGTGGCTATCGCTTGATTGACCAAGACTACAGCACAGCAACCGGAACTCCGGCGGCAACCTCAACAAAAGTTGTCACAAGCGATGCTGATGCTTGGGAAGTAGGCGTTGGCTACAAGAGTGGCCCGTATGGAATTGCGCTTGGCTATACTGAAACATCAATAGACAAGAAAAGGAACATTACCACAACAACTCCGGTCATTGCATCGACAGCCTCCTCGGGCAAAGATAAGACCCGGATTGTCCAGCTGACCTCGGAATACACCATGGGGCCGGGCGTCATGCTGGTCGGTGGCTTGGGCTATGCCAAGTACGATGACAAGACCATCAGCGGTAACGCCGGCCTGACGGCAGATCAGCGGAAACTCGGCAAGAACAGCGGCTGGGTTGCGGTGACTGGTCTGTCACTGGCGTTCTGA
- a CDS encoding porin produces the protein MKKILVGTSALVAASAIAGSAIAAEPIQLSVGGFGSVFVGYATQSKSYLNAIKKDAMSADVKGDNEIHFKGKTTLDNGLTVSVKYELEAGGTNNTNDDHISKYAISLGGAFGTVIAGVDDNAMTALAARSPHMGNRLFGGGISEGSLIGGDWVLKPKTAIGDAPAADAPDADKTMYRAAQLLKQTDYIDASYITTGNGTESISYLSPSIAGFTLGASYIPDTNQKKHDEKQPTGRKIARAYGVGLGYANTFGGVGVQADIGWLNGGSKLKAEKLAINDNVLESKGHNEYQAGLSLSYSGVTVGGGYHMIKEKLGVTTAPNKEVKGSFDHSAWEAGVGYKTGPFGVAVSYLDLKQADLDLKDELKADSQKGRRSRAVQLTSEYTMGPGVMLVGGVGYTKFEDKDSKKASDRNKGWVAVTGLSLAF, from the coding sequence ATGAAAAAAATTCTTGTTGGCACCAGCGCCCTTGTCGCTGCTTCTGCCATTGCCGGTTCCGCCATTGCTGCTGAACCGATCCAGCTGTCTGTTGGCGGCTTTGGCTCCGTGTTCGTTGGCTATGCGACCCAGAGCAAAAGCTACCTGAACGCGATCAAAAAAGACGCGATGTCGGCCGACGTCAAGGGCGACAACGAAATCCACTTCAAGGGCAAGACCACCCTGGACAACGGCCTGACCGTTTCCGTGAAGTATGAGCTGGAAGCCGGCGGTACAAACAACACCAACGATGATCATATCTCCAAGTATGCCATCTCTCTGGGGGGTGCATTCGGTACCGTGATCGCCGGCGTGGACGACAACGCCATGACCGCCTTGGCCGCCCGTTCCCCGCACATGGGCAACCGTCTGTTCGGCGGCGGCATTTCGGAAGGCAGCCTGATCGGCGGCGACTGGGTTCTGAAGCCGAAGACCGCTATTGGCGATGCGCCGGCAGCTGATGCGCCTGATGCTGACAAAACTATGTACCGTGCCGCGCAGCTGCTGAAGCAGACTGACTACATCGACGCCAGCTACATCACCACCGGCAATGGCACGGAAAGCATCAGCTATCTTTCGCCTTCCATCGCCGGCTTCACCCTTGGTGCCAGCTACATACCGGACACCAACCAGAAGAAGCACGACGAGAAGCAGCCAACCGGTAGAAAAATCGCCCGCGCCTATGGCGTTGGTCTTGGCTATGCCAACACCTTTGGTGGCGTTGGCGTGCAGGCTGATATCGGCTGGCTGAATGGCGGCAGCAAACTCAAGGCCGAAAAACTAGCCATTAACGATAACGTTTTGGAGAGCAAGGGCCACAACGAATACCAGGCCGGCCTGAGCCTGTCCTACTCCGGCGTGACGGTCGGTGGTGGTTACCACATGATCAAGGAAAAGCTGGGCGTCACCACAGCTCCCAACAAGGAAGTCAAGGGATCCTTTGACCATTCCGCTTGGGAAGCTGGCGTTGGCTACAAGACCGGTCCGTTTGGTGTTGCAGTGTCCTACCTCGACCTCAAGCAGGCCGACCTTGACCTGAAGGATGAGCTGAAGGCAGATAGCCAGAAGGGCCGTCGTTCGCGCGCTGTCCAGCTGACCTCTGAATACACCATGGGCCCGGGCGTCATGCTGGTTGGTGGCGTTGGCTACACCAAGTTCGAAGACAAGGACTCCAAGAAAGCCAGCGATCGCAACAAGGGCTGGGTAGCCGTTACCGGTCTGTCCCTGGCATTCTGA
- a CDS encoding CarD family transcriptional regulator: protein MSNLTFAAGDYVVYPAHGVGKVLEIEKRVIGGQELELFVISFERDRMILRVPLAKAKASGLRRLSTRKTMDTALTTLTGRARIRRAMWSRRAQEYEQKINSGDPVAIAEVVRDLYRNANQPEQSYSERQIYEQALERLSCELAALEQIETDAAAAKLEKLLLAA from the coding sequence ATGTCCAACCTGACCTTTGCTGCCGGTGATTACGTCGTGTACCCTGCTCATGGCGTGGGCAAGGTTCTGGAAATCGAGAAGCGGGTTATTGGTGGTCAAGAGCTGGAGCTGTTTGTCATCAGCTTCGAGCGTGACCGGATGATTCTTCGGGTTCCGCTTGCGAAAGCCAAGGCATCGGGATTGCGGCGTCTTTCAACCCGTAAAACCATGGATACAGCTTTGACCACGTTGACCGGGCGTGCCCGGATTCGGCGCGCGATGTGGAGTCGTCGGGCTCAGGAGTACGAGCAAAAGATCAATTCAGGTGATCCGGTTGCGATTGCCGAGGTTGTGCGGGACCTGTACCGGAATGCCAACCAGCCGGAACAGTCGTACTCCGAGCGACAGATCTATGAACAGGCGCTGGAGCGGCTTTCCTGTGAGCTTGCTGCCCTGGAACAGATTGAAACCGATGCGGCGGCGGCCAAGCTGGAAAAGCTCCTTCTTGCAGCCTGA
- a CDS encoding DUF3576 domain-containing protein, with product MKRIDNILTGSSARACRGRQSMATVLRAGLIALAALTLTACQGTDVDSRPYEKRADGSWGRGEEERDTIFGKGGINLLGGKSKDADAGGAGVAVNAFLWRASLDTVSFMPLSSADPFGGVIITDWYTPPETPDERFKLNVYILGRALRSDGLKVSVFRQERGRSGQWVDAAVAPAVTTEFENAVLTRARQLRSAAGS from the coding sequence ATGAAACGTATCGATAATATCCTTACCGGTTCTTCTGCTCGCGCCTGCCGCGGCCGGCAGTCCATGGCCACTGTGCTCCGCGCCGGGCTGATTGCGCTTGCCGCATTGACCTTGACCGCCTGTCAGGGAACCGATGTTGACAGCCGCCCCTATGAAAAGCGTGCCGATGGCAGCTGGGGCCGTGGCGAGGAAGAGCGTGACACCATCTTTGGCAAGGGTGGTATCAACCTGCTGGGCGGAAAGTCCAAGGATGCAGATGCCGGCGGGGCCGGTGTTGCTGTCAACGCGTTCCTGTGGCGTGCGTCTCTGGACACGGTTTCGTTCATGCCCCTGTCTTCGGCGGATCCGTTTGGTGGCGTCATCATCACGGACTGGTACACGCCCCCGGAAACGCCGGACGAGCGTTTCAAGCTCAATGTCTACATTCTTGGGCGTGCGCTTCGCTCTGATGGTCTGAAGGTTTCGGTCTTCCGTCAGGAACGCGGCCGTTCCGGGCAGTGGGTTGATGCCGCTGTTGCCCCCGCCGTGACGACCGAATTCGAGAATGCAGTCCTGACCCGTGCCCGCCAGCTGCGCAGCGCGGCTGGTTCCTGA
- the leuS gene encoding leucine--tRNA ligase produces the protein MTRPDRYNIKETEQKWQKRWEDRRCFEARLDPSRPKYYVLEMFPYPSGRIHMGHVRNYTLGDVVSRFKRARGYNVLHPMGWDAFGLPAENAAIERGAHPGAWTMQNIDAMRAQMKPMGLSVDWQREFATCSPDYYRHEQKMFLDFLKAGLAYRKESWVNWDPVDNTVLANEQVVDGRGWRTGALVERRKLSQWFLKITHFADELLDSLKTLDRWPDKVRTMQANWIGRSEGARVRWPVQGRDDVIDVFTTRPDTLFGASFVALSAHHPFTTSLAEGSPDLKAFIAECDRLGTSEEAVETAEKKGFDTGLRVVHPLDPSLSIPLYVANFVLMDYGTGAVFGCPAHDQRDMDFARKYGLSVRTVVAPADGDTVAFIACQDQASEAWTGDGVMVNSSFLDGMDTVAARRAVIARLEELGAGEGTIQYRLRDWGVSRQRYWGCPIPVIHCPACGAVPVPDADLPVRLPDDASFDKPGNPLEHHPTWKHVACPSCGTAAQRETDTFDTFFESSWYFARFCDPKNSTEAFARELVRYWLPVDQYIGGVEHAVLHLLYARFFTRALKACGYLDLDEPFDGLFTQGMVCMETYRSSDGRWLERGEVDRAPDGSLVCVADGKPIVVGRSEKMSKSKKNGVDPDSILGAYGADAARLFMLSDCPPERDFDWSDAGIEGAWRFVNRLWRMAGEAMAVDAAPALPVDTSPAGSLVRFTHKTIAQVTEDLERLRFNTAVARVRELVNAAAALDKGDGQACAAFRFAVQTAVHLLAPMTPHIAEELWEEFGYTAMLAESPWPVFDPALLEDETVTMAVQVRGKLRGTIEVARSASEEEIQSIALALDTVQAQIAGHPVRRVVIVPGKIVNVVA, from the coding sequence ATGACACGCCCGGATCGCTACAATATCAAGGAAACGGAACAGAAGTGGCAGAAACGCTGGGAAGACCGGCGTTGCTTTGAAGCCCGCTTGGACCCGTCGCGCCCGAAGTACTATGTCCTAGAAATGTTCCCCTACCCTTCGGGGCGTATCCACATGGGGCACGTCCGGAATTATACCCTTGGCGATGTTGTCAGCCGGTTCAAGCGGGCGCGGGGATACAATGTGCTTCACCCCATGGGCTGGGATGCCTTTGGCTTGCCCGCCGAGAACGCGGCGATTGAGCGTGGTGCACATCCCGGTGCCTGGACCATGCAGAACATTGACGCCATGCGTGCCCAGATGAAGCCGATGGGTCTTTCTGTTGACTGGCAGCGCGAATTCGCGACCTGCTCGCCGGACTACTACCGCCATGAACAGAAGATGTTCCTAGATTTCCTGAAAGCAGGCTTGGCCTACCGCAAGGAATCGTGGGTCAACTGGGATCCGGTGGACAATACGGTGCTGGCTAACGAGCAGGTGGTGGATGGTCGAGGCTGGCGTACCGGTGCTCTTGTGGAGCGGCGCAAGCTTAGCCAGTGGTTCTTGAAGATCACCCATTTTGCAGACGAACTTCTGGACAGTCTGAAAACGCTGGATCGCTGGCCGGACAAGGTCCGCACCATGCAGGCCAACTGGATCGGGCGGTCCGAGGGTGCGAGGGTGCGTTGGCCCGTACAGGGCCGGGATGATGTGATTGATGTTTTCACAACCCGTCCGGATACCCTGTTCGGGGCCTCTTTTGTTGCCCTCTCGGCGCACCATCCTTTCACGACCTCTTTGGCGGAGGGAAGCCCGGACCTGAAAGCATTCATTGCTGAATGTGATCGTCTTGGAACGTCGGAGGAAGCTGTCGAGACAGCCGAAAAGAAGGGCTTCGATACGGGGCTGCGTGTTGTACATCCTCTTGATCCGTCATTGAGCATCCCGTTGTATGTGGCCAATTTTGTGCTGATGGATTATGGCACTGGTGCTGTATTCGGCTGTCCTGCCCATGATCAGCGCGATATGGATTTTGCCCGCAAGTACGGCCTCTCTGTTCGGACTGTTGTAGCCCCCGCTGATGGCGATACCGTTGCCTTTATCGCGTGTCAGGACCAAGCTTCCGAGGCATGGACCGGTGACGGGGTGATGGTCAATTCATCATTCCTAGATGGCATGGATACGGTTGCCGCCCGCAGGGCTGTGATTGCGCGGCTCGAAGAATTGGGAGCCGGCGAAGGGACTATCCAGTATCGTCTTCGCGACTGGGGTGTTTCGCGTCAGCGGTACTGGGGCTGCCCGATACCTGTGATCCATTGTCCGGCGTGTGGTGCTGTCCCGGTGCCTGATGCTGATCTTCCGGTGCGTTTGCCCGATGATGCCTCCTTTGACAAACCGGGTAATCCACTTGAGCATCACCCGACATGGAAGCATGTTGCTTGCCCTTCGTGCGGAACGGCTGCGCAGAGGGAAACGGACACCTTCGATACGTTCTTCGAATCGTCTTGGTATTTTGCCCGCTTCTGTGACCCCAAGAACAGCACGGAAGCCTTTGCCCGTGAGCTAGTCCGTTATTGGTTGCCGGTTGACCAGTATATCGGCGGGGTGGAGCATGCTGTGCTCCACCTCTTGTATGCCCGTTTCTTTACTAGGGCCCTGAAGGCCTGCGGGTATCTGGATCTTGATGAACCCTTTGATGGACTGTTTACCCAGGGCATGGTTTGCATGGAGACCTACCGGTCTTCTGATGGCCGTTGGCTTGAGAGGGGTGAGGTCGACAGGGCGCCGGATGGGTCTTTGGTGTGCGTGGCCGATGGTAAGCCCATTGTGGTCGGCCGGTCCGAAAAGATGTCCAAGTCAAAGAAGAACGGTGTTGATCCGGACAGCATTCTTGGAGCTTATGGGGCGGATGCTGCCCGTTTGTTTATGCTCTCGGATTGTCCGCCAGAACGTGATTTTGACTGGAGTGATGCCGGTATCGAAGGAGCCTGGCGCTTTGTCAACCGGCTGTGGCGTATGGCTGGTGAAGCTATGGCTGTGGATGCAGCCCCTGCCCTTCCCGTTGATACATCCCCCGCCGGGTCTCTGGTGCGCTTTACGCACAAGACGATAGCCCAGGTTACTGAAGATCTGGAACGGTTGCGCTTCAATACGGCGGTTGCCCGTGTCCGTGAGCTGGTTAATGCTGCTGCCGCTTTGGACAAGGGAGATGGTCAGGCCTGTGCCGCTTTCCGGTTTGCTGTGCAGACGGCCGTACACTTGCTGGCGCCGATGACCCCCCATATTGCGGAGGAACTTTGGGAAGAGTTCGGGTATACTGCCATGCTGGCTGAATCACCATGGCCTGTTTTTGATCCGGCGCTCCTGGAAGATGAGACGGTGACCATGGCGGTGCAGGTTCGGGGTAAGTTGCGGGGTACGATTGAAGTTGCCCGCTCGGCCTCCGAGGAAGAAATCCAGTCTATAGCCTTGGCGCTGGACACGGTTCAGGCTCAGATTGCCGGGCATCCTGTGCGGAGGGTTGTCATTGTTCCGGGCAAGATTGTCAATGTGGTGGCCTGA
- the holA gene encoding DNA polymerase III subunit delta produces the protein MKISAERADAFCQRPDVCVRIVLLYGPDEGLVRERAQALVTSVAGDPGDPFRVSELSCSAVVKDPARLGEEISALSLTGGRRVIRVRDAGDSLSKGLADLVEDWRGDSLVVLQAGPCDAKSSLRRFCESHALAAAVPCYLDEGAALEAVIRSHITRSGFEVSRDAMACLLACLGGDRSVTRQELEKLILYVGASSGTVIQVDDVLACIGDASALAIDDFLFAVADGDITGSQRLLDRLSGEGVVGVSLLRAAVRHFQRLHLVGGALAAGYDRDRALGLLKPPVFWKLRARFLAQLARWSPNRTVRALDLLLEAEMNCKTTGMPEVEIIARVFLQLSQAARVRAA, from the coding sequence GTGAAAATCAGCGCAGAGCGTGCGGATGCCTTCTGCCAGCGGCCAGACGTGTGTGTCCGGATAGTTTTGCTCTATGGTCCGGATGAGGGGTTGGTGCGCGAGCGTGCCCAGGCTCTGGTGACGTCTGTTGCTGGGGATCCGGGTGATCCATTCCGGGTTTCAGAGTTATCCTGCTCGGCGGTTGTAAAAGACCCTGCCCGGTTGGGTGAGGAGATCTCTGCCCTCTCATTAACTGGGGGGCGGCGTGTTATCCGTGTCCGTGATGCTGGTGATTCCTTGTCCAAGGGCTTGGCTGACTTGGTGGAAGACTGGAGAGGTGATTCTCTTGTCGTTCTTCAGGCCGGCCCCTGCGATGCCAAGTCATCCCTGCGCCGCTTCTGCGAGTCCCATGCGCTGGCTGCTGCCGTGCCTTGCTATCTGGACGAAGGTGCTGCGCTGGAGGCTGTGATACGGTCGCATATTACGCGTTCTGGTTTTGAGGTATCCCGCGATGCTATGGCCTGTCTTCTGGCTTGCTTGGGCGGCGACCGTTCGGTGACCCGGCAGGAACTTGAGAAGCTGATTCTGTATGTTGGTGCCAGTAGTGGTACGGTAATACAAGTGGATGATGTTCTGGCCTGCATTGGCGATGCGTCGGCCTTGGCTATTGATGATTTCCTGTTTGCTGTGGCCGATGGAGATATTACAGGCTCGCAACGTCTCCTAGACCGGCTTTCAGGGGAGGGCGTTGTGGGAGTATCCTTGTTGCGGGCTGCCGTGCGTCATTTCCAGCGCCTGCATCTGGTTGGCGGGGCTTTGGCTGCCGGGTATGATCGCGACCGGGCCTTGGGCTTGTTAAAGCCGCCTGTGTTCTGGAAGCTGAGGGCACGTTTTCTCGCCCAGCTTGCCCGGTGGTCGCCGAATCGAACCGTTCGCGCCCTTGATCTTTTGCTGGAGGCGGAGATGAACTGCAAGACAACCGGCATGCCAGAGGTTGAGATTATAGCGCGGGTTTTCCTGCAACTGTCCCAGGCCGCAAGGGTCAGGGCAGCGTAG
- the mtaB gene encoding tRNA (N(6)-L-threonylcarbamoyladenosine(37)-C(2))-methylthiotransferase MtaB, with amino-acid sequence MTESLAVDVSRAVDSRDEPHLVTFGCRMNTYESEVMREHARAAGLGNTVIVNTCAVTREAERQARQAIRRLRRENPGARIVVTGCAAQLDPDSFAKMPEVDRVLGNAEKLKAENWRFGANQPVLVDDIMTVRETAGHLLGGFEGRDRAFIQVQQGCDHRCTFCIIPFARGPNRSVALGPIVEQVQQLVNKGYQEIVLTGVDITAYGQDLPGKPPLGQMVRRLLQLVPDLPRLRLTSLDPVEIDPDLVDLFGSEPRLLPHVHLSVQAGDDMILKRMKRRHLRQDVLDVCALLRSRRPDVVFGADLIAGFPTETEPMFDNTLRLVEEAGLTYLHVFPYSVRPGTPAARMPAVPSDVIRARAARLREAGASALSSFLEKQVGRTLSVLFETETSGHSAEYAQVRVATPVQPGVIHAVRIISSSGVGLEGTIV; translated from the coding sequence ATGACAGAATCCCTTGCCGTTGATGTATCCCGTGCTGTTGATTCACGTGACGAGCCGCACCTTGTAACGTTCGGGTGCCGGATGAATACCTATGAGTCCGAGGTGATGCGCGAGCATGCGCGCGCCGCAGGGCTGGGCAATACCGTTATTGTCAACACCTGTGCCGTCACGCGGGAGGCGGAGCGCCAGGCCCGGCAGGCTATTCGCAGGTTGCGCCGGGAGAACCCCGGGGCGCGCATTGTGGTGACGGGTTGTGCCGCCCAGCTTGATCCCGACAGCTTTGCCAAGATGCCCGAGGTTGACCGTGTTCTGGGGAATGCCGAAAAATTGAAGGCGGAGAACTGGCGCTTTGGTGCCAACCAACCGGTTCTGGTTGATGACATCATGACGGTCAGGGAAACAGCCGGCCATCTTCTGGGGGGATTTGAGGGGCGTGACCGTGCTTTCATCCAGGTCCAGCAGGGCTGTGATCATCGTTGTACGTTCTGCATTATCCCCTTTGCTCGTGGTCCCAATCGTTCGGTTGCCCTTGGCCCTATTGTCGAGCAGGTGCAGCAGCTGGTTAACAAGGGGTACCAGGAGATCGTGCTGACCGGCGTGGATATCACCGCCTATGGTCAGGATCTGCCGGGCAAGCCCCCCCTTGGGCAGATGGTGCGTCGCTTGCTCCAGCTGGTGCCAGATCTGCCGCGTCTGCGTCTGACATCCTTGGATCCTGTTGAGATCGATCCTGATCTGGTTGATCTCTTTGGTTCCGAGCCTCGCCTGTTGCCTCATGTCCATTTGTCGGTTCAGGCTGGTGATGACATGATCCTGAAGCGGATGAAGCGCCGGCATCTTCGGCAGGATGTGCTGGATGTATGTGCGCTGCTGCGTAGCCGGCGACCGGATGTCGTGTTCGGAGCTGATCTGATCGCGGGGTTCCCGACCGAAACAGAGCCCATGTTTGACAACACCTTGCGTTTGGTGGAAGAGGCAGGGCTGACCTATCTGCATGTTTTTCCCTATTCTGTTCGTCCGGGGACACCTGCTGCAAGGATGCCTGCTGTGCCTAGTGATGTGATCCGCGCCCGTGCAGCCCGCCTTCGTGAAGCGGGAGCTTCTGCCCTGTCGTCCTTCTTGGAGAAGCAGGTGGGGCGTACTCTCTCGGTTCTTTTCGAAACCGAAACAAGTGGCCATTCGGCCGAGTATGCGCAGGTGCGTGTTGCAACGCCGGTCCAGCCCGGGGTTATCCATGCGGTCCGGATCATATCTTCGTCCGGGGTTGGTCTTGAAGGAACGATTGTCTGA
- the fdxA gene encoding ferredoxin FdxA, with protein MTYVVTENCVKCKYTDCVEVCPVDCFYEGENILVINPDECIDCGVCEPECPAEAIFPDSEPRAAEWAEFNREQSKLWPNLTRKKDPLPDADQWQNKPGKKDMVSLKPGG; from the coding sequence ATGACGTACGTTGTTACCGAGAACTGTGTAAAGTGTAAGTACACCGACTGTGTGGAGGTGTGCCCTGTTGATTGTTTTTACGAGGGTGAGAATATTCTGGTTATCAATCCGGACGAATGCATAGACTGCGGTGTTTGCGAACCGGAGTGTCCGGCTGAAGCTATTTTCCCTGATTCTGAACCAAGAGCAGCCGAGTGGGCTGAGTTCAACCGGGAGCAGTCAAAACTCTGGCCCAACCTTACCCGCAAGAAGGACCCCCTTCCTGACGCGGATCAGTGGCAGAACAAGCCGGGAAAAAAGGATATGGTTAGCTTGAAGCCGGGGGGATAA